Proteins found in one Triticum aestivum cultivar Chinese Spring chromosome 4D, IWGSC CS RefSeq v2.1, whole genome shotgun sequence genomic segment:
- the LOC123098428 gene encoding inositol-3-phosphate synthase produces the protein MFIESFRVESPNVRYGAGEIESEYRYDTTELVHESHDGASKWVVRPKSVNYHFKTNTNVPKLGVMLVGWGGNNGSTLMAGVIANREGISWATKDKVQQANYFGSLTQASTIRVGSYNGEEIYAPFKSLLPMVNPDDLVFGGWDISSMNLADAMTRAKVLDIDLQKQLRPYMESIVPLPGIYDPDFIAANQGSRANNVIKGTKKEQMEQIIKDIREFKEKNKVDKVVVLWTANTERYSNVSVGLNDTMENLLASVDKNEAEISPSTLYAIACVMEGVPFINGSPQNTFVPGLIDLAIKNNCLIGGDDFKSGQTKMKSVLVDFLVGAGIKPTSIVSYNHLGNNDGMNLSAPQTFRSKEISKSNVVDDMVSSNAILYEPGEHPDHVVVIKYVPYVGDSKRAMDEYTSEIFMGGKSTIVLHNTCEDSLLAAPIILDLVLLAELSTRIQLKAEGEDKFHSFHPVATILSYLTKAPLVPPGTPVVNALAKQRAMLENIMRACVGLAPENNMILEYK, from the exons ATGTTCATCGAGAGCTTCCGCGTGGAGAGCCCGAACGTGAGGTACGGCGCGGGGGAGATCGAGTCCGAGTACCGCTACGACACCACGGAGCTGGTGCACGAGAGCCACGACGGCGCCTCCAAGTGGGTCGTCCGCCCCAAGTCCGTCAACTACCACTTCAAGACCAACACCAACGTCCCCAAGCTCGG GGTGATGCTCGTGGGGTGGGGCGGCAACAATGGCTCCACACTCATGGCTGGGGTCATCGCCAACAGGGA GGGGATCTCATGGGCGACAAAGGACAAGGTGCAGCAAGCCAACTACTTTGGGTCCCTCACCCAGGCCTCCACCATCAGGGTCGGGAGCTACAACGGAGAGGAGATCTATGCACCCTTCAAGAGCCTCCTGCCCATG GTAAACCCAGATGACCTTGTGTTTGGGGGCTGGGATATTAGCAGCATGAACCTGGCTGATGCTATGACCAGGGCCAAGGTGCTGGACATTGACCTGCAGAAGCAGCTCAGGCCCTACATGGAGTCCATCGTGCCGCTCCCCGGCATCTATGACCCGGACTTCATCGCTGCCAACCAGGGCTCCCGGGCTAACAATGTCATCAAGGGCACAAAGAAAGAGCAGATGGAGCAGATTATCAAAGACATAAG GGAGTTCAAGGAGAAGAACAAGGTGGACAAGGTAGTGGTGCTTTGGACGGCAAACACTGAAAGGTACAGCAACGTCTCTGTTGGGCTTAATGACACGATGGAGAACCTCTTGGCGTCTGTGGACAAGAACGAGGCAGAGATATCTCCATCGACACTGTATGCCATTGCCTGCGTCATGGAGGGTGTGCCGTTCATCAACGGGAGCCCTCAGAACACCTTTGTGCCTG GGCTGATCGATCTTGCCATTAAGAACAACTGCCTGATTGGTGGTGATGATTTCAAGAGTGGCCAGACTAAGATGAAATCTGTCTTGGTGGATTTCCTTGTTGGTGCTGGAATCAAG CCCACCTCAATTGTCAGCTACAACCATCTGGGGAACAACGACGGGATGAACCTATCCGCACCGCAGACATTCCGTTCCAAGGAGATCTCCAAGAGCAACGTGGTGGATGACATGGTCTCGAGCAATGCTATCCTCTACGAGCCCGGGGAGCATCCTGACCACGTCGTCGTGATCAAG TATGTGCCATACGTTGGAGACAGCAAGAGGGCCATGGACGAGTACACCTCGGAGATCTTCATGGGGGGCAAGAGCACCATCGTGCTGCACAACACCTGCGAGGACTCGCTCCTCGCCGCACCCATCATCCTTGACCTGGTGCTCCTGGCCGAGCTCAGCACCAGGATTCAGCTGAAAGCCGAGGGAGAG GACAAGTTCCACTCCTTCCATCCGGTTGCCACCATCCTGAGCTACCTCACCAAGGCACCCCTG GTTCCTCCTGGCACACCGGTGGTGAACGCCCTGGCGAAGCAGAGGGCGATGCTGGAGAACATCATGAGGGCCTGCGTCGGCCTGGCGCCCGAGAACAACATGATCCTGGAGTACAAGTGA